A genomic region of Vitis vinifera cultivar Pinot Noir 40024 chromosome 7, ASM3070453v1 contains the following coding sequences:
- the LOC100247532 gene encoding RNA-binding protein L isoform X1: MDDMAAYYPPPSAHPPPPFPYYQPHPPPLGPPAPPPQQVAPPPPPPPPQQQPFLFPHQPPPPPFASYAPPLYPQTSVDEVRTLFIAGLPEDVKPREIYNLFREFPGYESSHLRSPSQNSQPFAFAVFLDQQSAIAAMHALNGMVFDLEKGSTLYIDLAKSNSRSKRSRADDERPGLDKKVKGSAGFSRPPDSAGVGSVHMPGMGNSAYSMIGYPSTQSHGNFDGRALNETPAKLNNSSAPYFPQNATPCPTLFVANLGPTCSEQELIDIFSRCPGFLKLKMQSTYGTPVAFVDFQDTPCSTGALNHLQGTVLYSSPAGEGMRIEYPFHELNFLIFFSHPLSSFILSPKILLNENSGMLNQGWDCGESRSKCKKNKQGKMTRPCTYIVAFT; encoded by the exons ATGGACGACATGGCTGCATACTACCCTCCGCCTTCGGCTCATCCGCCACCACCTTTCCCTTATTACCAACCCCATCCGCCGCCCCTGGGACCGCCGGCTCCACCGCCACAACAGGTGGCTCCGCCTCCCCCTCCGCCGCCTCCTCAGCAACAGCCATTCCTTTTCCCTCACCAGCCACCACCACCCCCATTCGCCTCTTATGCCCCTCCTCTTTACCCGCAGACGTCGGTCGATGAGGTCCGGACTCTGTTCATTGCAGGGCTGCCGGAGGACGTCAAGCCTCGGGAAATCTACAATCTATTTCGGGAGTTTCCAGGGTACGAGTCTTCACATCTCCGGAGCCCCTCGCAGAATTCTCAG CCATTTGCTTTTGCTGTATTCTTGGATCAACAGTCTGCAATTGCAGCAATGCATGCGCTGAAT GGGATGGTGTTTGACCTTGAAAAGGGATCAACCCTTTATATTGACCTTGCAAAATCAAATTCCAGATCTAAACGCTCAAGAGCAG ATGATGAAAGACCTGGCTTGGATAAGAAAGTTAAAGGATCTGCTGGATTCTCAAGGCCTCCTGATTCTG CAGGTGTTGGCAGCGTACACATGCCTGGAATGGGTAATTCTGCTTACAGCATGATTGGTTATCCATCTACACAAAG TCATGGAAACTTTGATGGCAGGGCTTTAAATGAGACTCCTGCAAAATTG AATAATTCTTCAGCACCTTATTTTCCACAAAATGCTACACCATGTCCGACACTTTTTGTGGCTAATCTGGGGCCAACTTGTTCAGAGCAAGAGCTAATTGATATATTTTCAAG ATGccctggatttttgaaattgaagATGCAGAGCACATATGGAACTCCAGTTGCATTTGTTGACTTCCAG GATACGCCCTGTTCGACAGGAGCCCTAAATCATCTCCAAGGCACAGTTCTATACTCATCACCAGCTGGTGAAGGCATGCGAATAGAGTATCCTTTTCATGAGTTgaatttccttatatttttttcccatccATTAAGTTCTTTCATTTTATCTCCCAAGATTTTGCTTAATGAGAATTCAGGTATGCTAAATCAAGGATGGGATTGCGGAGAAAGCCGAAGTAAATGCAAAAAGAACAAGCAAGGGAAGATGACCAGACCATGCACATATATTGTAGCCTTCACCTAA
- the LOC100247532 gene encoding RNA-binding protein L isoform X2 — protein sequence MDDMAAYYPPPSAHPPPPFPYYQPHPPPLGPPAPPPQQVAPPPPPPPPQQQPFLFPHQPPPPPFASYAPPLYPQTSVDEVRTLFIAGLPEDVKPREIYNLFREFPGYESSHLRSPSQNSQPFAFAVFLDQQSAIAAMHALNGMVFDLEKGSTLYIDLAKSNSRSKRSRADDERPGLDKKVKGSAGFSRPPDSGVGSVHMPGMGNSAYSMIGYPSTQSHGNFDGRALNETPAKLNNSSAPYFPQNATPCPTLFVANLGPTCSEQELIDIFSRCPGFLKLKMQSTYGTPVAFVDFQDTPCSTGALNHLQGTVLYSSPAGEGMRIEYPFHELNFLIFFSHPLSSFILSPKILLNENSGMLNQGWDCGESRSKCKKNKQGKMTRPCTYIVAFT from the exons ATGGACGACATGGCTGCATACTACCCTCCGCCTTCGGCTCATCCGCCACCACCTTTCCCTTATTACCAACCCCATCCGCCGCCCCTGGGACCGCCGGCTCCACCGCCACAACAGGTGGCTCCGCCTCCCCCTCCGCCGCCTCCTCAGCAACAGCCATTCCTTTTCCCTCACCAGCCACCACCACCCCCATTCGCCTCTTATGCCCCTCCTCTTTACCCGCAGACGTCGGTCGATGAGGTCCGGACTCTGTTCATTGCAGGGCTGCCGGAGGACGTCAAGCCTCGGGAAATCTACAATCTATTTCGGGAGTTTCCAGGGTACGAGTCTTCACATCTCCGGAGCCCCTCGCAGAATTCTCAG CCATTTGCTTTTGCTGTATTCTTGGATCAACAGTCTGCAATTGCAGCAATGCATGCGCTGAAT GGGATGGTGTTTGACCTTGAAAAGGGATCAACCCTTTATATTGACCTTGCAAAATCAAATTCCAGATCTAAACGCTCAAGAGCAG ATGATGAAAGACCTGGCTTGGATAAGAAAGTTAAAGGATCTGCTGGATTCTCAAGGCCTCCTGATTCTG GTGTTGGCAGCGTACACATGCCTGGAATGGGTAATTCTGCTTACAGCATGATTGGTTATCCATCTACACAAAG TCATGGAAACTTTGATGGCAGGGCTTTAAATGAGACTCCTGCAAAATTG AATAATTCTTCAGCACCTTATTTTCCACAAAATGCTACACCATGTCCGACACTTTTTGTGGCTAATCTGGGGCCAACTTGTTCAGAGCAAGAGCTAATTGATATATTTTCAAG ATGccctggatttttgaaattgaagATGCAGAGCACATATGGAACTCCAGTTGCATTTGTTGACTTCCAG GATACGCCCTGTTCGACAGGAGCCCTAAATCATCTCCAAGGCACAGTTCTATACTCATCACCAGCTGGTGAAGGCATGCGAATAGAGTATCCTTTTCATGAGTTgaatttccttatatttttttcccatccATTAAGTTCTTTCATTTTATCTCCCAAGATTTTGCTTAATGAGAATTCAGGTATGCTAAATCAAGGATGGGATTGCGGAGAAAGCCGAAGTAAATGCAAAAAGAACAAGCAAGGGAAGATGACCAGACCATGCACATATATTGTAGCCTTCACCTAA
- the LOC100247532 gene encoding RNA-binding protein L isoform X3, producing the protein MDDMAAYYPPPSAHPPPPFPYYQPHPPPLGPPAPPPQQVAPPPPPPPPQQQPFLFPHQPPPPPFASYAPPLYPQTSVDEVRTLFIAGLPEDVKPREIYNLFREFPGYESSHLRSPSQNSQPFAFAVFLDQQSAIAAMHALNGMVFDLEKGSTLYIDLAKSNSRSKRSRADDERPGLDKKVKGSAGFSRPPDSAGVGSVHMPGMGNSAYSMIGYPSTQSHGNFDGRALNETPAKLNNSSAPYFPQNATPCPTLFVANLGPTCSEQELIDIFSRCPGFLKLKMQSTYGTPVAFVDFQDTPCSTGALNHLQGTVLYSSPAGEGMRIEYAKSRMGLRRKPK; encoded by the exons ATGGACGACATGGCTGCATACTACCCTCCGCCTTCGGCTCATCCGCCACCACCTTTCCCTTATTACCAACCCCATCCGCCGCCCCTGGGACCGCCGGCTCCACCGCCACAACAGGTGGCTCCGCCTCCCCCTCCGCCGCCTCCTCAGCAACAGCCATTCCTTTTCCCTCACCAGCCACCACCACCCCCATTCGCCTCTTATGCCCCTCCTCTTTACCCGCAGACGTCGGTCGATGAGGTCCGGACTCTGTTCATTGCAGGGCTGCCGGAGGACGTCAAGCCTCGGGAAATCTACAATCTATTTCGGGAGTTTCCAGGGTACGAGTCTTCACATCTCCGGAGCCCCTCGCAGAATTCTCAG CCATTTGCTTTTGCTGTATTCTTGGATCAACAGTCTGCAATTGCAGCAATGCATGCGCTGAAT GGGATGGTGTTTGACCTTGAAAAGGGATCAACCCTTTATATTGACCTTGCAAAATCAAATTCCAGATCTAAACGCTCAAGAGCAG ATGATGAAAGACCTGGCTTGGATAAGAAAGTTAAAGGATCTGCTGGATTCTCAAGGCCTCCTGATTCTG CAGGTGTTGGCAGCGTACACATGCCTGGAATGGGTAATTCTGCTTACAGCATGATTGGTTATCCATCTACACAAAG TCATGGAAACTTTGATGGCAGGGCTTTAAATGAGACTCCTGCAAAATTG AATAATTCTTCAGCACCTTATTTTCCACAAAATGCTACACCATGTCCGACACTTTTTGTGGCTAATCTGGGGCCAACTTGTTCAGAGCAAGAGCTAATTGATATATTTTCAAG ATGccctggatttttgaaattgaagATGCAGAGCACATATGGAACTCCAGTTGCATTTGTTGACTTCCAG GATACGCCCTGTTCGACAGGAGCCCTAAATCATCTCCAAGGCACAGTTCTATACTCATCACCAGCTGGTGAAGGCATGCGAATAGA GTATGCTAAATCAAGGATGGGATTGCGGAGAAAGCCGAAGTAA
- the LOC100247532 gene encoding RNA-binding protein L isoform X4 yields the protein MDDMAAYYPPPSAHPPPPFPYYQPHPPPLGPPAPPPQQVAPPPPPPPPQQQPFLFPHQPPPPPFASYAPPLYPQTSVDEVRTLFIAGLPEDVKPREIYNLFREFPGYESSHLRSPSQNSQPFAFAVFLDQQSAIAAMHALNGMVFDLEKGSTLYIDLAKSNSRSKRSRADDERPGLDKKVKGSAGFSRPPDSGVGSVHMPGMGNSAYSMIGYPSTQSHGNFDGRALNETPAKLNNSSAPYFPQNATPCPTLFVANLGPTCSEQELIDIFSRCPGFLKLKMQSTYGTPVAFVDFQDTPCSTGALNHLQGTVLYSSPAGEGMRIEYAKSRMGLRRKPK from the exons ATGGACGACATGGCTGCATACTACCCTCCGCCTTCGGCTCATCCGCCACCACCTTTCCCTTATTACCAACCCCATCCGCCGCCCCTGGGACCGCCGGCTCCACCGCCACAACAGGTGGCTCCGCCTCCCCCTCCGCCGCCTCCTCAGCAACAGCCATTCCTTTTCCCTCACCAGCCACCACCACCCCCATTCGCCTCTTATGCCCCTCCTCTTTACCCGCAGACGTCGGTCGATGAGGTCCGGACTCTGTTCATTGCAGGGCTGCCGGAGGACGTCAAGCCTCGGGAAATCTACAATCTATTTCGGGAGTTTCCAGGGTACGAGTCTTCACATCTCCGGAGCCCCTCGCAGAATTCTCAG CCATTTGCTTTTGCTGTATTCTTGGATCAACAGTCTGCAATTGCAGCAATGCATGCGCTGAAT GGGATGGTGTTTGACCTTGAAAAGGGATCAACCCTTTATATTGACCTTGCAAAATCAAATTCCAGATCTAAACGCTCAAGAGCAG ATGATGAAAGACCTGGCTTGGATAAGAAAGTTAAAGGATCTGCTGGATTCTCAAGGCCTCCTGATTCTG GTGTTGGCAGCGTACACATGCCTGGAATGGGTAATTCTGCTTACAGCATGATTGGTTATCCATCTACACAAAG TCATGGAAACTTTGATGGCAGGGCTTTAAATGAGACTCCTGCAAAATTG AATAATTCTTCAGCACCTTATTTTCCACAAAATGCTACACCATGTCCGACACTTTTTGTGGCTAATCTGGGGCCAACTTGTTCAGAGCAAGAGCTAATTGATATATTTTCAAG ATGccctggatttttgaaattgaagATGCAGAGCACATATGGAACTCCAGTTGCATTTGTTGACTTCCAG GATACGCCCTGTTCGACAGGAGCCCTAAATCATCTCCAAGGCACAGTTCTATACTCATCACCAGCTGGTGAAGGCATGCGAATAGA GTATGCTAAATCAAGGATGGGATTGCGGAGAAAGCCGAAGTAA
- the LOC100233129 gene encoding drought responsive element binding protein: MEGGQECCSSRETRKRVTGQGEKRYKGIRMRKWGKWVAEIREPNKRSRIWLGSYSTPVAAARAYDTAVFHLRGPSARLNFPEYLVGEGGLHDTSAASIRKKATEVGATVDAIECARTASNQYKSCAFSEKPDLNKEPDPENSDVDDDHHYHL, from the coding sequence ATGGAGGGAGGACAGGAGTGTTGTTCGAGCAGAGAGACGAGGAAGAGGGTGACGGGGCAAGGTGAGAAGCGGTACAAGGGGATAAGGATGAGGAAGTGGGGGAAGTGGGTGGCTGAGATTAGAGAACCCAACAAGAGGTCACGCATATGGCTGGGCTCCTACTCCACACCGGTGGCCGCTGCCCGTGCTTACGACACCGCCGTCTTTCACCTGAGAGGACCGTCGGCGAGGCTCAACTTCCCGGAGTACCTGGTGGGAGAAGGTGGGCTCCACGACACCTCCGCTGCGTCTATACGCAAAAAAGCTACGGAGGTGGGGGCGACAGTAGACGCTATAGAATGTGCCAGGACGGCTTCCAACCAATACAAATCCTGCGCCTTCTCTGAGAAACCCGACCTCAATAAAGAACCGGATCCTGAAAATTCGGATGTTGACGATGACCACCACTATCATCTCTGA
- the LOC100257777 gene encoding CBS domain-containing protein CBSX1, chloroplastic, translating to MDAILLPETLAVVGIRPAFASAFGSGSASFPHQMPCTLLFQPGRKPPVGSTVGSRSERISGIRRSPALAAAGTLMANSVPSKNGVYTVGDFMTRKEDLHVVKATTTVEEALEILVENRITGFPVIDDDWKLVGLVSDYDLLALDSISGGGLTDTIMFPEVDSTWKTFNELQKLLSKTNGKVVGDLMTPAPVVVRETTNLEDAARLLLETKYRRLPVVDSDGKLVGIITRGNVVRAALQIKRAVEGF from the exons ATGGACGCGATTCTTCTGCCGGAAACTCTCGCCGTCGTTGGCATCCGTCCCGCTTTCGCCTCCGCATTCGGCTCCGGCTCCGCCTCATTTCCTCATCAGATGCCGTGCACACTCCTGTTTCAGCCTGGGCGGAAACCTCCAGTGGGTTCCACCGTCGGTTCTCGGTCCGAGCGTATTTCAGGGATTCGCAGGTCCCCCGCGCTGGCCGCCGCCGGCACCTTGATGGCCAATTCAGTACCG TCAAAAAATGGAGTGTACACAGTTGGTGATTTTATGACTAGGAAAGAAGATTTACATGTGGTGAAGGCTACGACTACTGTAGAGGAAG CATTGGAGATTCTCGTGGAGAACAGAATCACTGGTTTTCCTGTAATTGATGATGATTGGAAATTG GTTGGTCTCGTTTCAGATTATGACTTGTTAGCACTGGACTCCATATCAG GCGGTGGACTAACTGATACTATCATGTTTCCTGAAGTTGACAGCACCTGGAAA ACATTCAATGAGCTGCAGAAGTTGCTAAGTAAGACCAACGGAAAAGTGGTCGGTGATTTGATGACGCCAGCCCCAGTTGTTGTCCGTGAAACCACCAATCTGGAGGATGCTGCTAG ATTATTGCTCGAGACAAAGTATCGCCGACTTCCAGTTGTGGACAGTGATGGGAAGCTG GTTGGGATTATCACTAGGGGAAATGTTGTGAGAGCCGCACTTCAAATAAAGCGAGCTGTTGAAGGATTTTGA